In Niallia sp. FSL W8-0635, one genomic interval encodes:
- a CDS encoding 5-oxoprolinase subunit C family protein: MTIAVISSGMLSSIQDLGRYGFQKHGVIVSGAMDTYSLRIGNLLVGNQEGEAGLEITLLGPTLLLEEDALIAITGGDLSPEVEGVQVPMWRPVLVKKGSVLKFGKIKSGCRAYLTIAGGFAIPEVMTSKSTYLRAGLGGYEGRALKAGDKLETNSISDYSLNLFNKLKKKDTAQPFITTRWFVDFYKFITLSNEHTIRVIAGSHFSRCSSNSQKNFYAGKFTVTPQSDRMGYRLSGPEIKLDEKFELLSEAVTVGTIQLPPDGHPIILLADRQTTGGYPKIAQVISVDLSLVAQMKLGREICFQEISLEEAEALFIEREQRIRELEKFLKLKMNWKFCTSR, from the coding sequence ATGACAATCGCTGTAATTAGTTCTGGTATGCTTTCGAGTATTCAAGATCTGGGGAGGTATGGATTCCAAAAGCATGGTGTGATTGTTAGTGGGGCGATGGATACCTATTCTCTTAGAATTGGCAATTTACTTGTTGGGAATCAAGAGGGAGAAGCTGGCTTAGAAATTACTTTGTTAGGTCCTACACTTTTATTGGAAGAAGATGCACTTATTGCTATTACAGGCGGAGATTTGTCCCCAGAAGTAGAAGGGGTGCAAGTTCCTATGTGGAGACCTGTTCTAGTGAAAAAAGGAAGTGTCTTGAAATTCGGAAAAATAAAGTCTGGATGTCGTGCTTATCTTACTATTGCAGGTGGTTTTGCCATTCCTGAGGTGATGACTAGCAAAAGTACCTATTTACGTGCGGGGTTAGGTGGTTATGAAGGAAGGGCGCTGAAGGCTGGAGATAAATTAGAGACTAATTCTATCTCCGATTATTCATTAAATCTATTTAATAAACTCAAAAAGAAAGATACTGCTCAACCCTTTATTACAACGAGGTGGTTTGTGGATTTCTACAAGTTTATTACATTATCAAATGAACATACAATTCGAGTTATCGCAGGAAGCCATTTTTCTAGGTGCTCTTCTAATAGTCAGAAAAATTTCTATGCTGGGAAATTTACTGTTACTCCGCAGTCTGATCGGATGGGATATAGATTAAGTGGACCAGAGATAAAGCTAGATGAAAAGTTTGAGTTGCTTTCAGAAGCCGTAACAGTCGGAACCATCCAACTCCCGCCAGATGGACATCCAATTATCTTACTTGCGGATAGGCAAACTACAGGTGGATATCCGAAAATTGCGCAGGTAATATCAGTGGATTTATCTTTAGTAGCGCAGATGAAGCTTGGAAGGGAAATTTGTTTTCAGGAAATTTCATTAGAGGAAGCAGAAGCTTTGTTTATTGAGAGGGAGCAAAGGATTAGGGAACTAGAAAAGTTTTTGAAACTGAAAATGAATTGGAAATTTTGTACAAGTAGATGA
- the cas5b gene encoding type I-B CRISPR-associated protein Cas5b, whose translation MRALRIKLYQNMVNYKLPSSFQLKETYPLPPYSTVSGMIHRVCGFTEYHPLKISIAGDYYSKVNDLATRYEFAASTYEEARHAYKLHSSVENRDYGLARGVSTTELLTDLELMIHILPEKEDDLEVLYHSFKNPSEYISLGRREDLVRIEEVKLVEIVEKEIEEDYRLEYSAYIPVEVQKNYSADFDFVTVYKLNRYYEKVQIKKGMEQRRWKQVSAFYGTKGKELVSDEVYQFDENENIVFFS comes from the coding sequence ATGAGAGCACTTAGAATAAAGCTTTATCAGAATATGGTCAATTATAAGCTACCATCTAGTTTTCAATTAAAAGAAACATACCCACTACCCCCTTACTCAACTGTATCTGGCATGATTCATAGAGTGTGTGGTTTTACAGAATACCACCCATTAAAAATAAGTATTGCGGGAGATTATTATTCAAAAGTAAATGATCTAGCAACAAGATATGAATTCGCTGCATCAACATATGAGGAAGCCAGACATGCTTATAAGTTGCATTCTTCTGTGGAAAACCGGGATTATGGATTAGCACGTGGGGTAAGTACAACAGAACTATTAACAGATTTAGAATTAATGATTCATATTTTGCCAGAAAAAGAAGATGATTTAGAGGTTTTGTACCATTCGTTTAAAAATCCTTCCGAGTATATTTCACTTGGGCGTAGGGAGGATTTGGTAAGAATAGAAGAGGTAAAGCTTGTAGAAATAGTAGAGAAAGAAATAGAAGAGGATTATAGGTTAGAATATTCAGCTTATATTCCTGTAGAAGTTCAAAAAAATTATAGTGCGGATTTTGACTTTGTAACAGTATATAAGTTAAATCGTTATTACGAAAAAGTACAGATAAAAAAAGGGATGGAACAGCGAAGATGGAAACAAGTTTCCGCATTTTATGGTACAAAAGGAAAAGAATTGGTAAGTGATGAGGTTTATCAATTTGATGAAAATGAAAATATTGTATTTTTTTCCTGA
- the cas4 gene encoding CRISPR-associated protein Cas4: protein MLQTNTVGGVDLAYYIVCKRKLWLYKKGIGMESESDRVLEGSILHENSYPRLNKEILIDGAFKIDAIDGEFVREIKLSSKLEESDKMQMLFYLYQLYLRGIKKKGLISYTKERKTVEVLLTEENNRKVQKAIAEVYQIIDRNTPPPLMKLRYCKSCAYYPFCFSREDEDDDA from the coding sequence ATGCTGCAAACGAATACAGTTGGTGGTGTGGATTTAGCCTACTATATTGTCTGTAAAAGAAAACTTTGGTTATATAAGAAAGGGATAGGAATGGAAAGTGAATCAGATAGAGTTCTCGAAGGATCTATTCTTCATGAGAATTCTTATCCTCGCCTTAATAAGGAAATCCTTATTGACGGTGCATTTAAAATAGATGCAATAGACGGGGAATTTGTTAGAGAAATTAAACTATCTAGTAAATTGGAAGAGTCAGATAAAATGCAGATGCTTTTTTATTTGTATCAGCTTTATTTAAGAGGAATTAAGAAAAAGGGCTTAATTAGCTATACAAAAGAAAGGAAAACGGTTGAGGTATTGTTGACAGAGGAAAATAATAGAAAGGTACAGAAAGCAATTGCAGAGGTTTATCAAATCATTGACCGAAATACTCCACCCCCTTTAATGAAGCTACGCTATTGTAAAAGTTGTGCTTATTATCCATTTTGTTTTTCAAGAGAGGATGAAGATGACGATGCGTGA
- a CDS encoding helix-turn-helix transcriptional regulator, producing MNKVERLFKIIDYLSAGDFVTAEELAIITNTSKRNIYRDIRELETVGYYFHTEKKGYLLMEKPAKHNVGLTDREWLSLLLTQALPKQNVISENSMLSEYKVGRKKTSKEKGWNRVISERILHHFLYRDNYDENLVISLVKAIEKRRSLMIAYYSPTNEVETKRIIDPYYLIDRDDHYYIVAYCNEKKEFRNFRIDRIRLWQIEKQIYEFQEEFSISNHLANWKMDYTDERNKFVVRFSNKVGKYIKEKNFYDKNAIIEEKEDGSIFLTIETMSKLFLRWVRKYGMDAEVMEPLHIREQLKNEYKKLLDIYRK from the coding sequence ATGAATAAGGTGGAAAGACTCTTTAAAATTATTGACTACCTTAGTGCTGGAGATTTTGTAACCGCAGAGGAATTGGCTATTATTACTAATACATCTAAACGCAATATTTATCGAGATATAAGAGAGTTAGAAACAGTTGGTTACTATTTTCATACTGAGAAAAAAGGCTATCTATTAATGGAAAAGCCAGCTAAACATAATGTTGGTTTAACGGATAGAGAATGGCTCTCACTTCTATTAACACAAGCACTTCCAAAGCAAAATGTGATTTCAGAAAACTCGATGCTTTCAGAATACAAGGTTGGACGAAAGAAAACAAGCAAAGAAAAAGGATGGAATCGGGTAATTAGTGAACGAATATTACATCATTTCCTTTATCGTGATAACTATGATGAAAATTTAGTGATTTCGCTTGTCAAGGCTATAGAAAAAAGAAGAAGTTTAATGATTGCTTATTATAGTCCTACAAATGAAGTGGAAACAAAAAGAATAATTGATCCCTATTATCTTATCGATAGAGATGATCATTATTATATTGTTGCTTATTGTAATGAAAAAAAGGAGTTTCGTAATTTTCGTATAGATCGTATCAGATTATGGCAAATAGAAAAGCAAATCTATGAGTTTCAAGAGGAGTTTTCTATATCTAACCATCTGGCAAATTGGAAAATGGATTATACAGATGAAAGAAATAAATTTGTTGTACGATTTAGTAATAAAGTAGGGAAATACATAAAGGAAAAAAATTTTTATGATAAGAATGCTATAATAGAAGAAAAGGAAGATGGTTCAATATTTTTAACTATTGAAACAATGAGTAAATTATTTTTGCGATGGGTCAGGAAATATGGAATGGATGCTGAAGTAATGGAGCCTCTTCACATAAGAGAACAGTTAAAGAATGAGTATAAAAAGTTATTGGACATTTATAGAAAATAA
- the cas7i gene encoding type I-B CRISPR-associated protein Cas7/Cst2/DevR has translation MNKKGLTLSIVFEAESGNYGEGVGNVTSLKKITRGTGDSFTYISRQALRYNIIQQMGEDRTPLELDGSVIQFAPDALISDYPEIDLFGYMKTNKGTKTRSAVARLSNAIALESFQADTDFLTNKGLFDRYQAATIMEGKEQKKGGNIAQSEIHHSYYTYTVTIDLDQVGIDYNEKEISVSNEEKANRVNALLRTLKFLYRDIKGRRENFSPLFVIGGVYDIKNPFFENRIKVKNNQLNAQTLSSVLALDSHIADQTKCGLIEGIFDNDQQIKEELSPLTVAAFFDFIQKEVSNYYLD, from the coding sequence ATGAATAAAAAAGGTTTAACATTATCGATTGTTTTTGAAGCAGAAAGTGGCAACTATGGAGAAGGAGTCGGAAATGTCACGTCATTAAAAAAAATAACAAGGGGAACAGGCGATAGTTTTACATATATTTCAAGGCAAGCACTTCGCTATAACATCATCCAGCAAATGGGTGAAGATCGTACTCCGCTTGAATTAGATGGCTCTGTTATACAATTTGCTCCAGATGCTTTAATTTCTGATTATCCTGAAATTGATTTGTTTGGTTATATGAAAACAAATAAAGGAACGAAAACAAGATCTGCTGTTGCTCGTTTGTCTAATGCAATTGCATTAGAAAGTTTCCAAGCAGATACAGATTTTCTAACTAATAAGGGATTATTCGATCGTTATCAAGCAGCAACTATAATGGAAGGAAAAGAACAAAAAAAAGGTGGCAATATTGCGCAAAGCGAGATTCATCATTCGTATTATACGTATACAGTTACCATTGATTTAGATCAAGTAGGCATTGATTATAATGAGAAGGAAATTTCTGTTTCTAATGAGGAAAAAGCCAACAGAGTAAATGCTTTACTGCGAACTTTAAAATTTTTATATCGCGATATAAAAGGAAGAAGAGAAAATTTTTCGCCATTATTTGTGATTGGCGGTGTATATGATATTAAAAATCCATTTTTTGAAAATCGTATTAAAGTTAAGAATAATCAACTAAACGCACAAACGTTATCTAGTGTTTTAGCATTAGACAGCCACATAGCAGATCAGACAAAATGTGGTCTAATTGAAGGAATATTTGATAATGATCAACAAATTAAAGAGGAATTATCTCCTCTAACTGTTGCTGCTTTCTTTGATTTCATTCAAAAAGAAGTAAGCAATTATTATTTAGATTAA
- the cas8a1 gene encoding type I-B CRISPR-associated protein Cas8b1/Cst1 — translation MTIARIETADALLNAGITGFVNILNDANITSYKCGNNYIEFDISILENFHHYYFDYFANRYKELLSHTFLVTKGKDFLYKKEWDDKTIEDWNKYIERAKKNLKSNSYTAAYKMMTCKEIDLLEMEKKLKKLKLKKNQIISDIQNEIHEQINQLKVIIEFLEKENVKKYILAKNIAYTIIDNFWGGVSFLHKSSTTADIFEEYKKYFIDPIRLYYEENHAKDKYVCFISNLPIKKLSKPYAYDMAWLTKMGVDMSRKTSHFWNLQSNTCYISPLINFIYSCMPAGFTFMNNQGYFVNCNSSVKALTRLNNNHEMYAVRSDDNIQLLEARTYYQLIDFMENQKNKKSRYEIDNIQVIKFSNTDNKADNFRPYTYNVLSKDKLEVIKRHQKSLSNMISKVVKTGDGSYLRIYQNVMERLYSNKNQFDLIGLLCRTNLPNRPEEPIRSNRLILDIVYLNNSFIGTIVRNRKEKEDGSMSDYYSYVNRETIAHVENSGRKLAYNYKVRNASNKLGGITYRLLNALKTKDTGKFMDTFINAHLYAAREGELIIPPQMTEALMDEDKLQTLGYAFVLGLRSGLNPKGDKKEEEENE, via the coding sequence GTGACAATAGCAAGAATAGAGACTGCTGATGCGCTTTTAAATGCTGGGATTACGGGCTTTGTGAATATCTTAAATGATGCCAATATTACCTCTTACAAATGTGGTAATAACTATATAGAGTTTGACATTTCAATCTTAGAAAATTTCCATCATTATTATTTTGATTATTTCGCAAACAGGTATAAAGAACTGTTATCACATACTTTTCTTGTAACAAAGGGAAAGGATTTTCTTTATAAAAAAGAATGGGATGATAAGACAATAGAAGACTGGAATAAATATATTGAAAGAGCAAAAAAGAATCTTAAAAGTAATAGTTATACAGCTGCATATAAAATGATGACTTGCAAGGAAATAGATTTATTAGAAATGGAAAAAAAGCTAAAGAAGTTAAAATTGAAAAAGAATCAAATCATTTCAGATATTCAAAATGAAATTCATGAACAAATAAATCAACTGAAAGTTATTATCGAGTTTTTAGAAAAGGAGAATGTAAAAAAATATATTCTTGCAAAAAATATTGCTTATACAATAATTGATAACTTTTGGGGAGGAGTTTCTTTTCTACATAAATCATCTACAACAGCTGATATTTTCGAAGAGTATAAAAAATATTTTATTGATCCAATAAGGCTCTATTATGAAGAAAATCATGCAAAAGATAAATATGTATGCTTTATTAGCAACTTACCAATTAAGAAATTATCAAAACCATACGCATATGATATGGCTTGGCTAACAAAAATGGGAGTAGATATGAGCAGGAAAACATCTCATTTTTGGAATTTGCAGTCAAATACATGCTATATCTCACCTCTTATTAATTTTATTTATTCTTGTATGCCTGCGGGGTTTACTTTTATGAATAATCAAGGATATTTTGTCAACTGTAACAGTTCAGTTAAAGCTTTAACAAGATTAAATAACAATCATGAAATGTATGCTGTTAGATCAGATGACAATATTCAACTACTAGAAGCAAGAACATATTATCAATTAATAGATTTCATGGAAAATCAAAAAAATAAAAAATCAAGGTATGAGATAGATAATATTCAAGTCATTAAATTTAGCAATACAGATAATAAAGCAGATAATTTCCGACCATACACTTATAATGTGTTATCAAAAGATAAATTAGAAGTTATTAAAAGACATCAAAAATCATTAAGCAATATGATTAGCAAGGTAGTGAAAACAGGCGATGGTTCCTACCTAAGGATCTATCAAAATGTAATGGAACGTTTATACAGTAATAAAAATCAATTTGATTTAATTGGTTTATTATGTAGGACAAATTTGCCGAACAGACCAGAGGAACCGATAAGAAGTAACAGGCTAATATTAGACATTGTCTACTTAAATAATAGCTTTATAGGAACGATTGTACGGAATCGCAAAGAGAAGGAGGATGGTTCGATGAGTGATTATTATTCTTATGTAAATAGGGAAACAATAGCACATGTGGAAAATTCAGGTAGAAAATTAGCCTATAATTATAAGGTTAGAAATGCCAGCAATAAATTAGGTGGGATTACCTATCGTTTACTTAATGCTTTAAAAACAAAGGATACAGGAAAATTTATGGACACTTTTATCAATGCCCATTTATATGCAGCAAGAGAAGGAGAATTAATCATTCCCCCTCAAATGACAGAGGCATTAATGGATGAAGATAAATTGCAAACACTTGGCTATGCATTTGTTTTAGGTTTGCGTTCAGGACTTAACCCTAAAGGAGATAAAAAGGAGGAAGAAGAAAATGAATAA
- the cas1b gene encoding type I-B CRISPR-associated endonuclease Cas1b, producing MRDHYVFSNGRLKRKDNTIYFENEEGQKKPLPIEKIQTLHLFGEIDVNTKLLTYLSQYGITLQFYNYYGFFTGAFNPRDAKESGHVIVKQSEHYSDKYKRLYIAYQFLNGAVHHMLRNLRNYKEGTAEYIEGIQLLFSQLHTSTTIPELMGREGQIRHLYYQAYNHIFKQDFVFEKREKQPPRDPINALISFGNTLMYRVVLTEIYKTSLNPTISFLHEPSTKRFSLSLDIAEIFKPLIVDPIIFSLINRKQITKKHFDYIEGEICYLNEEGKKKFITAWEEKLNQSIKHRMLKRNTTYRYLIRLECYKLIKHVIGDDVYKPLKAWW from the coding sequence ATGCGTGATCATTATGTTTTTTCAAATGGAAGACTAAAAAGAAAAGACAATACAATATATTTTGAAAATGAAGAAGGGCAGAAGAAACCACTTCCTATTGAAAAGATTCAAACATTGCATTTATTTGGCGAAATAGATGTTAATACAAAACTATTAACTTATTTAAGCCAATATGGTATCACTTTGCAGTTTTATAATTATTATGGTTTTTTTACTGGTGCATTTAATCCTCGAGATGCCAAAGAATCTGGCCATGTGATCGTGAAGCAAAGCGAGCATTATTCTGATAAGTATAAACGGCTGTACATAGCCTATCAATTTTTAAATGGAGCAGTTCACCATATGTTACGAAATCTGCGCAATTATAAAGAAGGAACAGCGGAATATATTGAAGGAATCCAGTTGTTATTTAGTCAGTTGCACACTTCGACAACAATTCCTGAATTGATGGGTCGAGAAGGACAAATTCGCCATCTCTATTATCAAGCATATAATCATATCTTTAAACAAGATTTTGTTTTTGAAAAACGAGAAAAACAGCCTCCGAGAGATCCAATCAACGCTTTAATTTCTTTTGGCAACACATTGATGTATCGAGTTGTATTAACAGAAATTTATAAAACTTCTTTGAATCCTACTATAAGTTTTCTTCATGAGCCTTCGACTAAGAGATTTTCCTTAAGTTTAGATATTGCGGAAATTTTTAAACCTTTAATCGTTGATCCAATTATTTTTTCTTTAATAAACAGAAAGCAGATTACAAAAAAACATTTTGATTACATAGAAGGCGAAATTTGCTATTTGAATGAGGAAGGAAAGAAAAAATTTATTACGGCGTGGGAAGAAAAATTAAATCAGTCTATTAAACACCGAATGTTAAAAAGAAATACAACATATCGTTATTTAATTCGGTTAGAATGTTATAAATTAATTAAGCATGTAATTGGCGACGATGTATACAAGCCGTTGAAAGCGTGGTGGTAG
- the pxpB gene encoding 5-oxoprolinase subunit PxpB: protein MHASKHTLNISIEPFGDSAIIVRFGNRINSDIYEKVQMLANDLENNPFPGMIECVPAYTNVAVYYHPFVVYESFKQVNNHVSPFQIVKSVIEEVIDQLEEGKRTNNRVIEIPVCYGGEYGPDIEKVAKHNLLTVDQVIDIHSNGEYRVYMIGFAPGFPFLGGMSEKIATPRRSTPRQLIPPGSVGIAGGQTGVYPIATPGGWQLIGQTPLQLFLPDKTPPCLLQAGNIVKFVPISEQEFLYQKEEIE from the coding sequence ATTCATGCATCAAAGCATACCCTTAATATAAGTATAGAACCGTTTGGAGATTCTGCGATTATCGTTCGGTTTGGAAATAGGATTAATTCAGACATTTATGAAAAAGTGCAGATGTTGGCTAATGATCTAGAAAACAATCCTTTTCCAGGTATGATTGAATGTGTACCTGCTTATACAAATGTAGCAGTATATTATCATCCGTTTGTAGTCTATGAGTCTTTTAAACAAGTGAATAATCACGTGTCACCATTTCAAATCGTGAAATCTGTGATTGAAGAGGTTATCGATCAACTTGAAGAAGGTAAACGGACAAACAATCGAGTCATTGAAATTCCGGTATGCTATGGTGGAGAATATGGTCCGGATATAGAGAAAGTTGCAAAGCATAACCTTCTTACGGTAGATCAAGTTATAGATATTCATTCCAATGGAGAATATCGTGTCTATATGATTGGGTTTGCTCCAGGATTCCCTTTCTTAGGAGGAATGTCAGAAAAAATTGCAACGCCGAGGCGTTCTACTCCAAGGCAATTGATTCCACCAGGATCTGTAGGAATTGCAGGGGGGCAAACAGGTGTATATCCAATTGCAACACCAGGGGGCTGGCAACTTATTGGGCAAACACCATTACAGTTATTCTTACCAGATAAGACCCCACCTTGTTTGCTTCAAGCTGGAAACATTGTGAAATTTGTTCCTATTTCTGAACAAGAGTTTCTTTATCAGAAGGAGGAAATAGAATGA
- the cas3 gene encoding CRISPR-associated helicase Cas3', translating into MANLLLAKSDENFEETIQKHTEELLDELKSLNDIYPYIPELRWDLLKLACIYHDVGKVNTKFQNKLLIAMNKKEYLLEDVIPKVQEVSHGYLSCAFIPYKEILKEDEERAIVAQAVYYHHKRPKADRNALKAVIAQDLPLYYQAFKEVFPFQLAEPKSNFKKYLKRIKKTINQEQAKQFVLVKGLLNKIDYAASAHIPVEIANPGLDNYVDKFLATKYRSGRNELQNYLLEHQKENNIVIASTGIGKTEAALYWIGNSKGFFTLPLRVSINSIYKRIESEINFKEVALLHSETESEYVKNDQYSIDYFEKTRQWSMPLTISTLDQILDFVFKEEGFEKKLATLSYSKLVIDEIQMYSPKMLACLLAALKEITDIGGKFTIMTATFAPFLSDLMEKKLNIPFNKPDNAFYKKVNGEVVVRHRLIVKNEQLNIEDIKKNRIDKKILIIVNTVQKAQEIYDALKEREDVFLFHSRFTKMDRKAKETAIQEMGKLENKDSGIWITTQVVEASVDIDFDVLYTELSDLNGLFQRMGRVYRNRMLDHDRVNVVVYDGGDDYPSGISYRDKYSVVDSSIFEISKQALQEYNSPIICTEELKMELIEKNYTTQRLERSNYYKEVKEFLNILASIEEYDEDLDPRITDLRDIFNETIIPYSVYQENKDTIEDLVAKYSKTLGIKATNAIREERAILRDKLYEFTVDIPQYRVTNARKLNREEQFLKIGSYESIKVIDYEYDSTFGLKYSNDKKLFSNSQIL; encoded by the coding sequence GTGGCAAATCTATTACTTGCAAAGTCAGATGAGAACTTTGAAGAAACAATTCAAAAGCATACTGAAGAACTTTTAGATGAATTGAAAAGCTTAAATGATATTTATCCCTATATACCAGAACTTAGATGGGATTTATTAAAGTTAGCATGTATATATCATGATGTAGGGAAAGTGAATACTAAATTTCAAAATAAGTTATTAATAGCGATGAATAAAAAGGAATATTTATTGGAGGATGTAATTCCTAAAGTACAGGAGGTGTCACATGGGTATTTAAGTTGTGCATTTATTCCTTATAAAGAGATATTAAAAGAAGATGAAGAAAGGGCAATTGTGGCACAAGCTGTCTATTACCATCATAAAAGACCTAAAGCAGATCGAAATGCGTTAAAGGCGGTCATTGCTCAGGATTTGCCGTTATATTATCAAGCTTTTAAAGAAGTATTTCCCTTTCAGCTGGCTGAGCCTAAAAGTAATTTCAAAAAATACCTTAAACGAATCAAAAAAACGATAAATCAAGAGCAAGCGAAACAATTTGTCCTTGTTAAAGGCTTGCTTAATAAAATTGATTATGCTGCAAGTGCTCATATCCCAGTGGAAATTGCTAACCCTGGTCTAGACAATTATGTAGATAAGTTTCTTGCTACTAAATATAGGAGCGGAAGAAATGAACTGCAAAATTATTTGCTGGAACATCAAAAGGAGAATAATATTGTGATTGCTTCGACTGGTATAGGAAAAACAGAAGCAGCGCTATATTGGATTGGAAATAGTAAAGGCTTCTTTACATTACCGCTTCGAGTTTCTATTAATAGTATTTATAAGCGCATAGAAAGTGAAATTAATTTTAAAGAAGTCGCATTACTGCATTCAGAAACAGAAAGTGAATATGTGAAAAATGACCAATATTCTATTGATTATTTTGAAAAAACAAGACAATGGTCGATGCCTTTAACAATTTCTACTCTTGATCAAATATTAGACTTTGTTTTTAAGGAAGAAGGATTTGAAAAGAAACTTGCAACTTTATCCTATTCCAAACTAGTGATAGATGAAATTCAAATGTATTCACCTAAAATGTTGGCCTGCCTTCTAGCGGCTTTAAAAGAAATTACAGATATAGGTGGGAAATTCACGATTATGACTGCAACCTTTGCTCCATTTTTATCAGATTTGATGGAGAAAAAATTAAACATACCATTCAATAAGCCAGATAATGCGTTCTACAAGAAAGTGAATGGGGAAGTTGTAGTTAGGCATCGTCTAATCGTAAAGAATGAGCAATTAAATATAGAGGATATTAAAAAAAATAGGATAGACAAAAAAATATTGATAATCGTAAATACTGTTCAAAAAGCTCAAGAAATATATGATGCATTAAAAGAGCGAGAAGATGTTTTTTTATTTCATAGTAGATTTACGAAAATGGATCGTAAAGCGAAAGAAACAGCTATTCAAGAAATGGGAAAATTGGAGAATAAGGACAGTGGCATTTGGATTACGACACAAGTAGTAGAAGCAAGCGTAGATATTGATTTCGATGTTCTTTATACAGAACTTTCTGATTTAAATGGTCTATTTCAACGAATGGGTAGAGTTTATAGAAATAGAATGTTGGACCATGACCGAGTCAATGTAGTTGTTTATGATGGTGGAGATGATTATCCATCAGGGATTAGTTATCGTGATAAATATAGTGTAGTAGATAGTAGTATTTTTGAAATTTCTAAACAAGCTTTGCAAGAATATAATTCTCCTATTATTTGTACAGAAGAGTTAAAGATGGAATTGATAGAAAAAAATTATACTACACAGCGTTTAGAAAGGAGCAATTATTATAAAGAAGTTAAAGAATTCTTGAATATTTTAGCAAGTATAGAGGAATATGATGAAGATTTAGATCCAAGAATTACAGATTTAAGAGACATATTTAATGAAACGATTATCCCATATTCCGTTTATCAGGAAAATAAAGATACAATAGAGGACTTAGTTGCTAAATATAGTAAAACGTTAGGAATAAAAGCAACGAATGCGATTAGAGAAGAACGTGCGATACTTCGTGATAAATTATATGAATTTACAGTGGATATTCCACAATATAGAGTTACAAATGCAAGAAAATTAAATAGAGAGGAACAATTTTTAAAGATAGGTAGCTATGAATCGATTAAAGTAATTGATTATGAATATGATTCAACATTCGGTCTAAAATATTCTAATGATAAAAAATTATTTTCTAATAGTCAAATTTTATAA
- the cas6 gene encoding CRISPR-associated endoribonuclease Cas6 — MRCVFSFQIEHFPIRYRLLLLSYIKETIRSQSEEFYQSFFVEREKETKRFSFAPYFPNIQIDGDLIVSESLNLTVTSSNMEMMIYLINGSQQKSEYHYKESIMKFTGMKMVKEKTIVQSQSWFKTLTPILVETKERKPLLFDDDNFEEELNIISSKMMKSKYGRPLYQPIKILKHQMKKSVVKENLHQASGDLFFTGNTGRFMVEGDPRDLNIFYLEGIALRSNQGFGCIDVL; from the coding sequence GTGAGATGTGTGTTTAGTTTTCAAATTGAGCACTTTCCAATACGGTATCGATTATTACTATTATCGTATATAAAGGAAACAATCCGATCGCAATCAGAAGAGTTCTATCAGTCGTTTTTTGTAGAGAGGGAAAAAGAGACAAAGAGATTTTCTTTCGCTCCTTATTTTCCGAATATTCAAATCGATGGAGATTTAATAGTTTCAGAATCTTTGAATCTAACAGTGACCAGTTCGAATATGGAAATGATGATTTACCTCATTAATGGTAGCCAGCAAAAGAGCGAATACCACTATAAAGAAAGCATTATGAAATTTACTGGGATGAAGATGGTCAAAGAAAAGACAATTGTACAGTCACAATCTTGGTTTAAAACTTTAACACCGATCTTAGTGGAAACAAAAGAGAGAAAACCATTGCTTTTCGATGATGATAATTTTGAAGAAGAATTAAATATTATTAGCTCAAAAATGATGAAGAGTAAGTATGGAAGACCTTTATACCAACCAATTAAAATACTAAAACATCAAATGAAAAAAAGTGTTGTGAAAGAAAATTTACATCAAGCATCAGGTGATTTATTTTTCACAGGAAATACAGGTCGATTCATGGTAGAAGGAGATCCTCGTGATTTAAATATATTCTATTTAGAGGGCATAGCTCTTCGTAGTAACCAGGGATTTGGCTGTATAGATGTTTTATAA